The Flavobacterium sp. CBA20B-1 genome includes the window TATTTGTTGTTTTTTTAATGCTGAGCCTTTCCTGTAAAGCTCAAGATAAGCGCCTTACAGGAAAATGGAAAGGAACCGATTCCCAAGGAGGCACTGTTTGTATTCTATTCTCAAAAGATGGTTATGTGACGTTTATTAACGGAAAAAACACCTTTGGCGGAAAAGAATTTGAAATCGAAGGCATTAAAGCCGCTTGCAAATACATTGCCGATTTTTCTAAAACACCGCATCAAATAGATTATGTTTTTTATAACCTTGCAAACAATAATGAAATCAACCGCATGCGGGGCATTTACCGCTTTTTGGGCTACGATAAAATGGAACTACGCGTAAATATGAACGGTGGAACATACAGCGAATTTGCCGAGATTCCCGATATGGATACCCTCTTTTTAGAAAAAAAATAATCGTTCCATTCCCATTTGTGCTTCATAGAAACACAAAATTAATAGCATTTTTATGTTATTAATTTGTATCTTTATAATTGAAAAAGAAAAAATCAATTTAAAAAATTAAAGCTATGAGTACAGAAAACCTAAACCACAAGGAGGCAGTTGAAAAGTTAAAAAACATGGTAGATGCCATTGATATTGGTATGCTTTCTACTTTTCAAAACCACACCGATTATCCGCACAGCGTTCCAATGAGTCGTCAAGAAGTTGACGAAGAAGGCAATATATGGTTTCTATTTTCGGCAACCAGTGATACCCACCAACATTTAATGGATAACAAAAAAATATCATTGACATTTGCCGATGTTAAATCGTATGAATTTTTAAGTATCAACGGCATTGGCGAAGTTTCAAGAGATGCTGCCAAAATCGAAAAATATTGGAACAAGTTTGTAGAAGCTTGGTTTGAAAAAGGAAAAGAAGATCCCAACATTCGCATCTTAAAAGTAGTTCCAAACGAGGCGCACTATTGGGACAACAAAACCAACAAATTGATTACTTTTTTCAAAGTAGCAACAAGCGCGTTAACAGGCGCAAAAATGGACATGGGCAGAGAAGGCGATTTAAACCTCTAGCCTTTACAATACAAAAGCTCTGAAGTTTTTTCAGAGCTTTTACTGCATCAAAAACACGCTGCTAAAAGAGACCCACCAAATATTAAATCTCAAAATAATAAATTCATGAAAAAGGAAAAAAAGCAAACCAGCGAAAACCAAAAAACCAAACAGTTGCAACAACAAATTACGGATAACAACGGTAAGGTACTCACTACCAACGATGGCGTACCTATTTATGACAACAACAATACCCTGAAAGCTGGCGAAAGAGGTCCGTCTTTGCAACAAGATCATATTTATCTGGACAAATTGATGCATTTCGACAGAGAACGTATTCCCGAGCGTGTGGTACATGCCCGCGGAAGTGGGGCGCATGGCGTTTTTGAAATGAATGCAGATTTATCTAAATACACCACCGCACATTTTTTACAAAAAGGCGTGCAAACGCCAGTTTTTGTGCGTTTTTCTACTGTTGCAGGTTTTAAGGGATCTACCGATTTGGCACGCGATGTACGCGGTTTTAGCGTAAAATTTTATACAGAAGAAGGAAACTACGATTTGGTAGGAAACAATATTCCTGTGTTTTTTATACAAGATGCCATGAATTTTCCGGATTTAATTCACGCAGTAAAACCCGAACCCAACAATGAAATTCCACAGGCAGCTTCGGCACACGATACTTTTTGGGATTTTATTTCATTAATGCCCGAATCAGCACATATGATTATGTGGGTGATGTCAGACAGAGCCATTCCTCGCAGTTTGCGTATGATGGAAGGTTTTGGGGTACACACTTTTAAGTTAGTCAATGCAGAAGGAAAAGGCACTTTTGTAAAATTTCATTGGAAACCTCGTTTGGGTGCACACGGTGTGGCATGGAACGAAGCACAGAAAATATCAGGATTCAATTCTGATTTTCACCGTCAGGATTTATGGGAAGCAATTGAAAATGGAAACTATCCGCAATGGGATTTAGGTATGCAGTTGATTCCTGAAGAAGACGAACATTCCTTTTCATTCGATTTATTAGATCCAACTAAAATAGTACCAGAAGAAGTAGTGCCAGTAACCATTGTTGGTACCATGACATTGAACAAAAATCCTGAGAACTTTTTTGCCGAAACCGAGCAAGCTGCATTTGATCCGGGGCGTGTGGTTCCCGGAATCGATTTTTCAAACGATCCGTTGCTTCAAGGCAGAATTTTTTCTTATATGGATACCCAAAATTACCGGTTAGGTGGACCCAATTTTCATGAATTGCCTATTAATCGAAGCATCAACAAAAAAACCAATAATCAAAAAGACGGTTTTGCCCGCCAAGATATTTTAAAAGGTGATGTAAGTTATTTTCCAAACAGTAAAGCCACTGGTTGTCCGTACCACGCCATGTTGAAAGGCGAAACAGGTTATCAATCGCACAAAGAACCTATCGAAGCTGTGAAAGAACGCAAAAGAACCCATTTATTTGCAGACCACTTCACACAAGCCCGATTGTTTTTTCAATCGCAAACATCATACGAGCAAAATCATATTATAAATGCGCTTTCGTTTGAATTGAGTAAGGTGAACAACCCTAAAATCAGAGAACGCCAAGTAGCTATTCTGCATCAAATAGACAAGCATTTAGCGATGCAAGTAGCTAGTAATTTGGGAATCAGCGTTCCTGAACAACTAGATGAGCTAACGTTGCAATTTGCCCGAAACAATCATCCGGAATATCCTCTAAAACCAAACAAACCCGAAGTGGAAAAATCTGCACCTTTGAGCATGGCTGTTAAAAAAGGAGAAGGAACTATTGCCACGCGAAAAGTGGCTTTTCTTCTTGAAGAAGGATCGTCTAAAGCCAGTGTTGATGCATTTAAAAAGGCGTTAGAAAAAGAAGGTGCTGAAGCGGTTTTAATTGCACCGCATGTGGGTACGTTTCAGTTTATGGAAGGTGGAACAGAAAACATTCAACACGCCTATGCCACAGATGCATCGGTTTTATATGATGCTGTGTACACTCCCGGCGGAAAAGCAACTGAAAAATTATTAAAAAATCCCGATTATTTTGCTTTTATAAACGAGGCATATCGCCATTGCAAAGCATTGGCTTTTGCCGAGGGAACAGAAGATGTTTTGGCGCAATCGTTTGTAGAAAAAGACCGTGGTGTTTTTTTAGAAAGCAAAGATAAAAACTGGATTTCTGAAATGATTGCCGTTATGAAAGAACACCGCGTTTGGGAACGCGAAGAAGCCCGAAAAGTTCCTGTTTAGCCCACTATATTAGCCCAAATTTGCAAGCTGCACCGTTTTTTGATTGTGCAGCTTGTTTTATTTTTTACTGTTTTTCAACCAGATACTTCCAATACCTTTTCGGCACATGTTGCAAATGCAATTTCATGTTTCTACGTGCTTCAATGTTGGTACTTTTAAAATACTGTTTCCACAAACGTTTAAAAAGTTCGTCGCGTTCGTCTAAAGCAATGGTTAACTGGGTGTTTTGAAAAGCGGTTTGTTCTTGTTTATCAATCACAATTTCAGAAAGTCCTTTTAAATTGTAATGAAATCCGTAATTGCGTTTTACATCATAGATTACCCAAGGCATATCGGTATATCTATTTCTAAAAAAAGATAAGATTAAAGGCAGTACATTAAAATCGGGTTCAATGATTGCGTAATACAAGCCATCGTTACTTTTACTAAAACGAATAAACGCCTTCATACGGTGACGTTCACGGCTTACTTTTTTTAAGGTTTGATGAAAATACAAAACCTTTAAATCACCAAAATGTTCTAATATGGAATGATTTCCTTTAAACAATAAAACCATGATATAAAAAGCCGCATTCCAAGCTTCGGTATCTTCAGAGAGAAATGCTTTGTAAAAATCATCGGCTGTGGCTTTCCCAAATTGATTAATCAATGCGTCTTGAATGCGTTTAGCTTTGTCAACATCCGTAAAAATGGTTCTTTCGGGCAAGAATATATCGGGCTGAAAAAAACCTTCGGCAACAGGCACGGCATGCCATTCTTTCATTTCGAAACATTCGAAAACACAACACAAAAATCCGTGATAACTGCCATCGAACACATAATTCAT containing:
- a CDS encoding pyridoxamine 5'-phosphate oxidase family protein yields the protein MSTENLNHKEAVEKLKNMVDAIDIGMLSTFQNHTDYPHSVPMSRQEVDEEGNIWFLFSATSDTHQHLMDNKKISLTFADVKSYEFLSINGIGEVSRDAAKIEKYWNKFVEAWFEKGKEDPNIRILKVVPNEAHYWDNKTNKLITFFKVATSALTGAKMDMGREGDLNL
- a CDS encoding catalase, whose protein sequence is MKKEKKQTSENQKTKQLQQQITDNNGKVLTTNDGVPIYDNNNTLKAGERGPSLQQDHIYLDKLMHFDRERIPERVVHARGSGAHGVFEMNADLSKYTTAHFLQKGVQTPVFVRFSTVAGFKGSTDLARDVRGFSVKFYTEEGNYDLVGNNIPVFFIQDAMNFPDLIHAVKPEPNNEIPQAASAHDTFWDFISLMPESAHMIMWVMSDRAIPRSLRMMEGFGVHTFKLVNAEGKGTFVKFHWKPRLGAHGVAWNEAQKISGFNSDFHRQDLWEAIENGNYPQWDLGMQLIPEEDEHSFSFDLLDPTKIVPEEVVPVTIVGTMTLNKNPENFFAETEQAAFDPGRVVPGIDFSNDPLLQGRIFSYMDTQNYRLGGPNFHELPINRSINKKTNNQKDGFARQDILKGDVSYFPNSKATGCPYHAMLKGETGYQSHKEPIEAVKERKRTHLFADHFTQARLFFQSQTSYEQNHIINALSFELSKVNNPKIRERQVAILHQIDKHLAMQVASNLGISVPEQLDELTLQFARNNHPEYPLKPNKPEVEKSAPLSMAVKKGEGTIATRKVAFLLEEGSSKASVDAFKKALEKEGAEAVLIAPHVGTFQFMEGGTENIQHAYATDASVLYDAVYTPGGKATEKLLKNPDYFAFINEAYRHCKALAFAEGTEDVLAQSFVEKDRGVFLESKDKNWISEMIAVMKEHRVWEREEARKVPV
- a CDS encoding TIGR03915 family putative DNA repair protein, translating into MNYVFDGSYHGFLCCVFECFEMKEWHAVPVAEGFFQPDIFLPERTIFTDVDKAKRIQDALINQFGKATADDFYKAFLSEDTEAWNAAFYIMVLLFKGNHSILEHFGDLKVLYFHQTLKKVSRERHRMKAFIRFSKSNDGLYYAIIEPDFNVLPLILSFFRNRYTDMPWVIYDVKRNYGFHYNLKGLSEIVIDKQEQTAFQNTQLTIALDERDELFKRLWKQYFKSTNIEARRNMKLHLQHVPKRYWKYLVEKQ